In Rhodamnia argentea isolate NSW1041297 chromosome 4, ASM2092103v1, whole genome shotgun sequence, the following proteins share a genomic window:
- the LOC115749110 gene encoding uncharacterized protein LOC115749110, which produces MVSKLYQLKAKANQVTQLIAKHGTEYYKKLLEENKQYIQEPPTPEKCNLLSKQLFYTRLASHNAVHPLCCIPLHYKAFWKELDYVKHKWRHVGDLKVEDVAIATLFGLECYG; this is translated from the exons ATGGTGTCAAAGCTCTATCAGCTGAAAGCAAAGGCCAATCAAGTGACGCAGTTGATTGCCAAGCATGGAACTGAGTACTACAAGAAGCTGTTGGAGGAGAACAAGCAATATATACAGGAGCCACCAACGCCAGAGAAATGTAATCTATTATCGAAGCAGTTGTTTTATACTCGCCTTGCTAG TCATAACGCTGTTCATCCACTTTGCTGCATTCCTCTTCATTACAAGGCATTCTGGAAGGAGCTCGATTATGTTAAACATAAGTGGAGGCATGTAGGGGACTTGAAGGTGGAGGATGTCGCCATCGCCACATTGTTCGGTCTGGAATGCTACGGGTGA